One Mycolicibacterium fluoranthenivorans DNA window includes the following coding sequences:
- a CDS encoding glycosyltransferase family 4 protein, which yields MVNVAVLALSDRGAGVPLRELALVGLTAAIITYFATGWARVIATRVGAVAYPRERDVHLQPTPRMGGLAMYIGVAAAILLASQLPALNRGFVYSTGMPAVVVAGGLIMLVGLIDDRWGLDALTKFAGQITAASVLVTMGVAWSVLYIPIGGVGTLVLDQVTSILLTLALTVSIVNAMNFVDGLDGLAAGLGLITALAICIFSVGLLRDHGGDVLFYPPAMISVVLAGACLGFLPHNFHRAKIFMGDSGSMLIGLMLAAASTTAAGPISQNAYGARDVFALLSPFLLVVAVMFVPALDMLLAIIRRTRKGLSPFSPDKMHLHHRLLQIGHSHRRVVLLIYLWVGIVALGAASTIFFDPRYTGAVMLAAIVVAGIVTLIPLLRRREPSVD from the coding sequence GTGGTGAACGTAGCCGTGCTGGCGTTATCGGACCGGGGCGCCGGTGTCCCGCTGCGGGAGCTCGCCCTGGTCGGTCTCACCGCCGCCATCATCACGTACTTCGCCACCGGCTGGGCCCGGGTGATCGCCACTCGGGTGGGCGCGGTGGCCTATCCGCGGGAACGCGATGTGCATCTGCAGCCGACCCCCCGGATGGGTGGGTTGGCCATGTACATCGGGGTGGCTGCGGCCATCCTGCTGGCGTCGCAACTACCGGCGCTGAACCGGGGTTTCGTCTATTCCACCGGTATGCCCGCCGTCGTCGTCGCGGGCGGGCTCATCATGCTCGTCGGCCTGATCGACGACCGGTGGGGGCTGGACGCACTGACCAAATTCGCCGGCCAGATCACCGCCGCCAGTGTGCTGGTGACGATGGGGGTGGCGTGGAGCGTCCTCTACATCCCGATCGGTGGGGTGGGCACGCTGGTCCTCGATCAGGTCACCTCGATCCTGCTGACCCTGGCGCTGACGGTGTCGATCGTCAATGCGATGAACTTCGTCGACGGGCTCGACGGGCTGGCGGCCGGCCTCGGGTTGATCACCGCACTGGCCATCTGCATCTTCTCCGTCGGACTGCTGCGCGACCACGGTGGCGACGTCCTGTTCTATCCCCCCGCGATGATCTCGGTGGTGCTGGCCGGCGCGTGCCTGGGTTTCCTGCCGCACAACTTCCACCGCGCCAAGATCTTCATGGGCGACTCGGGTTCGATGTTGATCGGACTCATGCTGGCGGCGGCGTCGACGACGGCGGCGGGCCCGATCTCGCAGAACGCCTACGGTGCCCGCGACGTGTTCGCGCTGCTGTCCCCGTTCCTGCTGGTGGTCGCGGTCATGTTCGTGCCCGCCCTGGACATGCTGCTGGCGATCATCCGTCGCACCCGCAAGGGCCTGAGCCCCTTCAGTCCCGACAAGATGCACCTGCATCACCGTTTGCTGCAGATCGGGCACTCGCATCGGCGGGTGGTTCTGCTCATCTACTTGTGGGTGGGAATCGTCGCGTTGGGTGCCGCGAGCACCATTTTCTTCGACCCGCGTTACACCGGCGCGGTGATGCTGGCGGCCATCGTGGTCGCCGGCATCGTCACCCTGATTCCGCTGCTGCGGCGCAGGGAACCGTCCGTCGACTGA
- a CDS encoding L-threonylcarbamoyladenylate synthase, with protein MSELFDCADPDQRATGLASAISAAKGGRLVVLPTDTVYGIGADAFDSDAVAALLAAKGRGRDMPVGVLVGSWHTIDGLVYAVPPAARELIQAFWPGALSLVVRHAPSLQWDLGNSAGTVMLRMPLHPVAIELLREVGPMAVSSANISGSPAAVTAQDARSQLGERVEVYLDAGSSPQGAASTIVDLTSASPRVLREGPVSVADIAKVLGVEPETLLG; from the coding sequence ATGTCTGAGCTGTTTGACTGCGCCGACCCCGATCAGCGTGCCACCGGGCTGGCCTCCGCGATAAGCGCCGCCAAGGGCGGCCGGTTGGTCGTCCTGCCCACCGACACCGTGTACGGCATCGGTGCCGACGCCTTCGACAGCGACGCGGTGGCCGCGCTGCTGGCCGCCAAAGGCCGCGGCCGGGATATGCCGGTCGGTGTGCTGGTCGGTTCCTGGCACACGATCGACGGTCTGGTGTACGCGGTGCCGCCGGCGGCGCGCGAGCTGATCCAGGCGTTCTGGCCCGGCGCACTGAGCCTGGTGGTGCGGCACGCCCCGTCCCTGCAGTGGGACCTGGGCAACTCGGCCGGCACCGTGATGCTGCGTATGCCGTTGCATCCGGTGGCCATCGAGCTGCTGCGCGAGGTCGGACCGATGGCCGTGTCCAGCGCCAACATCTCGGGTAGTCCGGCCGCGGTGACAGCTCAGGACGCCCGGAGTCAACTGGGGGAGCGGGTCGAGGTCTACCTGGACGCCGGTTCGTCCCCACAGGGTGCGGCGTCGACGATCGTCGACCTCACCAGCGCGAGCCCCCGGGTGTTGCGCGAAGGGCCCGTCAGCGTCGCCGATATCGCCAAGGTGCTCGGTGTCGAACCCGAGACTCTGCTGGGTTGA
- the prmC gene encoding peptide chain release factor N(5)-glutamine methyltransferase, which yields MSPTVRQAITDATATLSAAGIDSARADAESLAAHVAGVDRGRLAVFEPDPGFIDRYHSLVSRRALRIPLQHIVETAAFGPLVLHVGPGVFIPRPETEALLEWAQAQPLPADAVIVDLCTGSGALALALARHRPDARVVAVEDSVDALRYAELNCRGTAVQLIRADVTADGLLAELDGAVDLIVSNPPYIPLGAELDPEVAEHDPDHALFGGADGMSVIGPIVTAAARLLRPGGRIGVEHDDTTSSATVELFDRSAAFTDITARRDLTGRPRFVTATRNG from the coding sequence ATGAGCCCCACGGTCCGGCAGGCGATCACTGACGCGACCGCCACGCTGTCGGCCGCCGGTATCGATTCCGCGCGTGCGGACGCCGAGTCGCTTGCCGCCCACGTCGCCGGTGTGGATCGTGGCAGGCTCGCGGTATTCGAACCGGATCCCGGATTCATCGACCGTTACCACTCCCTGGTGTCCCGTCGTGCGCTGCGAATTCCGTTGCAGCACATCGTCGAAACCGCAGCGTTTGGTCCGTTGGTGCTGCATGTCGGGCCCGGGGTGTTCATCCCGCGCCCGGAGACCGAGGCGCTGCTGGAGTGGGCGCAGGCCCAGCCGCTGCCGGCCGATGCGGTGATCGTCGACCTGTGCACCGGATCGGGCGCACTCGCGTTGGCGCTGGCCCGGCACCGGCCGGACGCCCGGGTCGTCGCGGTGGAGGATTCCGTCGATGCGTTGCGCTACGCCGAGTTGAACTGCCGTGGCACGGCGGTGCAGCTCATCCGGGCCGACGTCACCGCTGACGGGCTGCTGGCCGAACTCGACGGAGCCGTCGACCTCATCGTCAGCAATCCGCCCTACATCCCGCTCGGTGCCGAGCTGGATCCCGAAGTCGCAGAACATGATCCGGACCACGCCCTGTTCGGCGGAGCGGACGGCATGTCGGTCATCGGGCCGATCGTGACAGCGGCGGCCCGACTTCTGCGGCCGGGTGGACGTATCGGTGTCGAACACGACGACACCACCTCATCCGCCACGGTCGAACTGTTCGACCGGTCGGCGGCGTTCACCGACATCACCGCCCGCCGAGATCTCACCGGGCGGCCCCGCTTCGTGACGGCTACCAGGAACGGGTGA
- the prfA gene encoding peptide chain release factor 1 produces the protein MTGSPSPIEALLTEHADLERQLADPALHADASAARRVGRRFAQVSPIVSTYRKLEAARGDLEAARELAAEDEAFAAEVPELAARVDELDARLVDLLAPRDPHDADDVVLEVKSGEGGEESALFAADLARMYIRYAERHGWTVTVLDETWSDLGGYKDATITIASKGDSADGVWARMKFEGGVHRVQRVPVTESQGRVHTSAAGVLVYPEPEDVEAVQIDESDLRIDVYRSSGKGGQGVNTTDSAVRITHLPTGIVVTCQNERSQLQNKARAMVVLAARLQALAEEQASADASADRASQIRTVDRSERIRTYNFPENRIADHRINFKAHNLDQVLDGDMDALLDALAAADKQARLQQA, from the coding sequence ATGACCGGTTCACCTTCTCCGATCGAAGCGTTGCTGACCGAGCATGCCGATCTCGAACGCCAGCTCGCCGACCCTGCGCTGCACGCCGACGCAAGCGCGGCGCGGCGCGTCGGGCGCCGGTTCGCACAGGTGTCCCCGATCGTGTCGACCTACCGCAAGCTGGAGGCCGCCCGCGGCGACCTGGAGGCCGCCCGCGAGCTCGCCGCCGAGGATGAGGCGTTCGCCGCCGAGGTGCCCGAGCTGGCTGCCCGGGTCGACGAACTCGACGCCCGGCTCGTCGACCTGCTTGCCCCGCGCGATCCGCACGATGCCGACGATGTCGTACTCGAAGTGAAGTCCGGTGAAGGTGGCGAGGAATCGGCGCTGTTCGCCGCCGACCTCGCGCGGATGTACATCCGCTACGCCGAGCGGCACGGCTGGACGGTCACGGTCCTCGACGAGACCTGGTCGGACCTGGGCGGCTACAAGGACGCCACCATCACCATCGCCAGCAAGGGCGATTCCGCCGACGGTGTGTGGGCGCGGATGAAGTTCGAGGGTGGCGTGCATCGCGTGCAACGCGTCCCGGTCACCGAATCCCAGGGCCGGGTGCACACGTCGGCCGCCGGCGTCCTGGTCTACCCCGAGCCCGAAGACGTCGAAGCCGTGCAGATCGACGAATCCGATCTGCGAATCGACGTCTACCGGTCCTCCGGTAAGGGCGGCCAGGGCGTCAACACCACCGACTCGGCGGTCCGGATTACCCACCTGCCCACCGGCATCGTCGTCACCTGCCAGAACGAGCGCTCACAACTGCAGAACAAGGCCCGCGCCATGGTGGTGCTCGCCGCCCGGCTGCAGGCGCTCGCCGAGGAGCAGGCGTCGGCGGACGCGTCGGCGGACCGAGCCAGCCAGATCCGCACCGTCGACCGCAGCGAGCGGATCCGTACCTACAACTTCCCGGAGAATCGGATCGCCGACCACCGCATCAACTTCAAGGCACACAACCTCGATCAGGTGCTCGACGGTGATATGGACGCGTTGCTCGACGCCTTGGCCGCCGCCGACAAGCAGGCGCGCCTGCAACAGGCATGA
- the rpmE gene encoding 50S ribosomal protein L31 has product MKSGIHPNYVETSVVCGCGNTFTTRSTKDSGHIVVEVCSQCHPFYTGKQKILDSGGRVARFEKRYGKRNTKAAADN; this is encoded by the coding sequence ATGAAATCGGGTATCCACCCCAACTATGTCGAGACCTCCGTGGTCTGCGGCTGCGGCAACACCTTCACCACCCGCAGCACCAAGGACAGCGGCCACATCGTGGTCGAGGTCTGCTCGCAGTGCCACCCGTTCTACACCGGTAAGCAGAAGATCCTCGACAGCGGCGGCCGCGTGGCCCGCTTCGAGAAGCGGTACGGCAAGCGCAACACCAAGGCTGCTGCCGACAACTAG
- the fadD1 gene encoding fatty-acid--CoA ligase FadD1 — MADTLQQLLRERAEQDTVAVKHGDRSWTWRAHVADATRQAAALIGRADPERPMHVGTLLGNTPDMLTALAAAALGGYVLCGVNTTRRGDALARDIAKVDTQILITDAEHRPLLDGIDLAGVTVYDTGSDEWAQLLAGAPDLAPHKEVTADDTFMMIFTSGTSGDPKAVEVPHATVLFAGSALVQRYELDSTDTCYLSMPLFHSNAVYAGWSVALSAGAAMAPATFSASGFLPDIRRYGATYMNYVGKPLAYILATAEQPDDADNTLRVAFGNEAADRDIDVFSRRFGCTVWDGFGSTETAVIITRTEDCPAGSIGKGFPGVAIYHHETGEPCAVARFDDTGALINADEATGELVNTSGSGLFRGYYNDKSATDERMRGGVYWSGDLAYQDADGWIYLAGRTADWMRVDGENLTSGPIERILLRLPAINRVAVYPVPDELVGDQVMAAVVLRDGAELTPAEFAEFLAAQPDLSPKAWPRYLWIAADLPSTATNKILKRELVAMGTDPQGRTIWKRDGTAYAAHLG; from the coding sequence GTGGCCGACACGCTCCAGCAGTTGTTGCGCGAACGCGCCGAGCAGGACACCGTCGCGGTCAAACACGGCGACCGGAGCTGGACCTGGCGCGCGCACGTGGCAGACGCCACGCGGCAGGCCGCGGCACTCATCGGACGTGCGGATCCGGAGCGGCCGATGCATGTCGGCACGCTGCTGGGCAACACCCCCGACATGCTCACCGCGCTCGCGGCGGCCGCACTCGGGGGATATGTGCTGTGCGGCGTCAACACCACGCGGCGCGGCGACGCACTGGCCCGCGATATCGCGAAGGTCGACACCCAGATCCTGATCACCGATGCGGAGCACAGGCCGTTGCTCGACGGGATCGATCTGGCCGGCGTCACGGTGTACGACACCGGCAGCGACGAGTGGGCGCAGCTCCTGGCCGGGGCACCGGATCTCGCGCCGCACAAAGAGGTCACCGCCGACGACACGTTCATGATGATCTTCACCTCGGGAACCAGCGGCGATCCCAAGGCGGTCGAGGTGCCCCACGCGACGGTGCTCTTCGCCGGCAGTGCCCTGGTGCAGCGCTACGAACTGGACTCCACCGACACCTGCTATCTGTCCATGCCGCTGTTCCACTCCAACGCCGTCTACGCCGGATGGAGCGTGGCGCTCAGCGCCGGGGCCGCGATGGCGCCCGCGACATTCTCCGCCTCGGGGTTCCTGCCCGATATCCGCCGCTACGGGGCCACCTACATGAACTACGTCGGCAAGCCGCTGGCCTACATCCTGGCGACCGCCGAACAACCGGACGACGCCGACAACACGTTGCGCGTCGCCTTCGGCAACGAGGCGGCCGATCGCGATATCGACGTGTTCAGCCGTCGCTTCGGCTGCACCGTCTGGGACGGGTTCGGCTCCACCGAGACCGCCGTGATCATCACCCGCACCGAGGACTGCCCGGCCGGTTCCATCGGCAAAGGCTTCCCGGGGGTGGCGATCTACCACCACGAGACCGGGGAACCCTGCGCCGTCGCGCGCTTCGACGACACCGGTGCGCTGATCAACGCCGACGAAGCCACTGGTGAACTGGTCAACACCTCGGGCAGCGGGCTGTTCCGCGGCTACTACAACGACAAGTCCGCCACCGACGAACGGATGCGCGGCGGCGTGTACTGGTCTGGCGACCTGGCCTACCAGGACGCGGACGGCTGGATCTACCTGGCGGGTCGCACCGCGGACTGGATGAGGGTGGACGGCGAGAACCTGACCAGCGGCCCGATCGAGCGGATCCTGCTGCGACTGCCCGCGATCAACCGGGTCGCCGTCTACCCGGTGCCCGACGAGCTGGTCGGTGACCAGGTGATGGCCGCCGTGGTGCTGCGCGACGGCGCGGAACTGACGCCCGCGGAGTTCGCCGAGTTCCTGGCCGCCCAGCCCGATCTCTCGCCGAAGGCCTGGCCGCGCTACCTGTGGATCGCGGCGGATCTGCCGAGTACGGCGACCAACAAGATCCTCAAACGCGAGCTGGTCGCGATGGGTACCGATCCGCAGGGCCGGACCATCTGGAAGCGTGACGGCACCGCGTATGCGGCGCACCTCGGATAG
- a CDS encoding TetR/AcrR family transcriptional regulator: MTSTTSTTTPPSVRDRLIDAAEVCLRAKGIRATTVSEVAEGAGVSRGWLYRHFPDKVTLLGAAIVRLNEAYWSEAHAVLEQVEGLDQQIAAGIRHGRTAYDDPGALLMKLRIDEPDEFAACAGAGVQGLVPDLASFWSRYLIAAREKGEIHPDVIIAEASEWVARVVISLATVPGDTLDPGDSNQLLTHIRRYLMPALRSAPA, from the coding sequence TTGACGAGCACCACCAGCACCACCACCCCGCCCAGCGTGCGTGATCGGCTGATCGACGCCGCCGAAGTGTGCCTGCGCGCCAAGGGCATCCGGGCCACCACCGTCTCCGAGGTGGCCGAGGGCGCAGGGGTGTCCCGCGGCTGGCTGTACCGGCACTTCCCCGACAAGGTGACCCTGCTGGGCGCCGCGATCGTCCGCCTCAACGAGGCGTACTGGTCCGAGGCGCACGCTGTCCTGGAGCAGGTCGAGGGCCTGGATCAGCAGATTGCCGCGGGTATCCGGCACGGCCGCACCGCGTACGACGACCCGGGCGCACTCCTGATGAAGCTGCGGATCGACGAGCCCGATGAGTTCGCCGCGTGTGCGGGCGCCGGTGTACAGGGTCTGGTGCCCGACCTGGCGAGCTTCTGGTCCCGCTACCTGATCGCCGCGCGGGAGAAGGGCGAGATCCACCCGGACGTCATCATCGCCGAAGCCTCCGAATGGGTGGCGCGCGTGGTGATCTCGCTGGCCACCGTGCCGGGCGACACGCTCGATCCCGGCGACTCGAATCAGCTACTCACCCATATTCGGCGCTATCTCATGCCCGCGCTGCGCAGCGCTCCCGCATAA
- the rho gene encoding transcription termination factor Rho has product MTDTDLFTTSDSDVAVAAQPVVETTDAPSTGATRGGRGGSLTSMLLPDLRALANEAGVKGTSGMRKSELISAIKEIRSGGGGTAAAADAAPAAKAASAPAAAADAPEQTERPRRERRGASRGTGAPAAAQEPASQDSAEAGQDAAPKQDVESKQDAAPKQDAEAKSQDAPAGDATPREEVKSGGQDKQDKAEGAGSGDQQQHGGQQNRNNQNRNNNRGENNNRGENSNRGDNSNRGENNNRGDNSGDDDDDSRQGRRGRRFRDRRRRGERTGDGPGSSGGGGDRDTELREDDVVQPVAGILDVLDNYAFVRTSGYLAGPNDVYVSMNMVRKNGLRRGDAVTGAVRVAREGEGGGGNNPRQKFNPLVRLDTVNGGPVENAKNRPDFTKLTPLYPNQRLRLETTPERLTTRVIDLIMPIGKGQRALIVSPPKAGKTTIMQDIANAISTNNPECHLMVVLVDERPEEVTDMTRSVKGEVIASTFDRPPSDHTQAAELAIERAKRLVEQGKDVVVLLDSITRLGRAYNNASPASGRILSGGVDSTALYPPKRFLGAARNIEHGGSLTIIASALVETGSTGDTVIFEEFKGTGNAELKLDRKIAERRVFPAVDVNPSNTRKDELLMSSEEFAIVHKLRRVLSGLDSHQAIDLLMSQLRKTKTNYEFLVQVSKNAPGSNGDD; this is encoded by the coding sequence GTGACTGATACGGACCTCTTCACGACCAGCGACAGCGACGTGGCCGTCGCCGCGCAACCAGTCGTGGAAACCACCGATGCGCCCAGCACGGGCGCCACTCGCGGTGGCCGTGGCGGCTCGCTCACGTCGATGCTGCTCCCGGACCTGCGCGCGCTGGCCAATGAGGCCGGCGTCAAGGGCACGTCCGGCATGCGCAAGAGCGAACTCATCTCTGCCATCAAGGAAATCCGCAGCGGGGGTGGCGGCACGGCCGCTGCAGCCGACGCGGCACCCGCGGCAAAGGCCGCGAGCGCCCCTGCCGCTGCAGCCGATGCGCCGGAGCAGACCGAACGGCCGCGGCGTGAGCGCCGCGGTGCTTCCCGGGGTACGGGCGCGCCCGCCGCAGCGCAGGAGCCTGCGTCGCAGGACAGCGCCGAGGCCGGCCAGGACGCCGCACCCAAGCAGGACGTCGAGTCCAAGCAGGACGCCGCACCCAAGCAGGACGCCGAGGCGAAGAGCCAGGACGCGCCGGCCGGTGACGCGACACCTCGTGAAGAGGTGAAGTCCGGTGGCCAGGACAAGCAGGACAAGGCCGAGGGCGCCGGCAGCGGCGACCAGCAGCAGCACGGTGGTCAGCAGAACCGCAACAACCAGAACCGCAACAACAACCGCGGTGAGAACAACAACCGCGGAGAGAACAGCAACCGCGGCGACAACAGTAACCGCGGCGAGAACAACAATCGCGGCGACAACAGCGGCGATGACGATGACGACAGCCGCCAGGGCCGGCGCGGACGCCGGTTCCGGGACCGCAGGCGCCGTGGCGAGCGCACCGGCGACGGTCCGGGCAGCTCCGGCGGCGGGGGAGACCGCGACACCGAGTTGCGCGAGGACGACGTCGTCCAGCCGGTCGCCGGCATCCTCGACGTGCTCGACAACTACGCATTCGTCCGCACCTCCGGCTACCTGGCCGGACCTAACGACGTCTACGTGTCGATGAACATGGTGCGCAAGAACGGCCTGCGCCGCGGCGATGCCGTGACCGGCGCGGTGCGCGTCGCCCGTGAGGGTGAAGGCGGCGGCGGAAACAACCCGCGCCAGAAGTTCAACCCACTCGTGCGGTTGGACACCGTCAACGGTGGTCCGGTCGAGAACGCCAAGAATCGGCCCGATTTCACCAAGCTGACGCCGCTCTACCCGAACCAGCGGCTGCGCCTGGAGACCACGCCCGAGCGGCTGACCACCCGGGTGATCGACTTGATCATGCCGATCGGCAAGGGCCAGCGCGCCCTGATCGTGTCCCCGCCCAAGGCCGGTAAGACGACGATCATGCAGGACATCGCCAACGCGATCTCCACCAACAACCCGGAATGCCACCTCATGGTCGTGCTCGTCGACGAGCGCCCCGAAGAGGTCACCGACATGACCCGCTCGGTCAAGGGTGAGGTCATCGCCTCGACCTTCGACCGGCCGCCGTCAGACCACACCCAGGCCGCCGAGTTGGCCATCGAACGGGCCAAGCGCCTGGTCGAACAGGGCAAGGACGTCGTGGTGCTGCTCGACTCGATCACCCGGTTGGGCCGCGCATACAACAACGCGTCGCCGGCCTCGGGCCGCATCCTGTCCGGTGGTGTGGATTCCACCGCGCTGTACCCGCCCAAGCGGTTCCTCGGCGCGGCCCGCAATATCGAGCACGGTGGCTCCCTGACGATCATCGCCTCGGCGCTGGTCGAGACCGGCTCCACCGGTGACACCGTGATCTTCGAGGAGTTCAAGGGCACCGGCAACGCCGAGCTGAAGCTGGACCGCAAGATCGCCGAGCGTCGGGTGTTCCCCGCCGTCGATGTCAATCCGTCCAACACCCGCAAGGACGAGCTGCTGATGTCGTCCGAGGAGTTCGCCATCGTGCACAAGCTGCGCCGGGTGCTCTCCGGGCTGGACTCGCATCAGGCCATCGATCTGCTGATGAGCCAGCTGCGTAAGACCAAGACCAACTACGAGTTCCTGGTCCAGGTCTCCAAGAACGCACCCGGTAGTAACGGCGACGACTAG
- the thrB gene encoding homoserine kinase, with the protein MTQILRAGLTASSAVAASSANLGPGFDSLGLALGLYDEIFVETTESGLKIDVEGQGAGQVPLDESHLVVRAIHRGLAAAGLQVGGLKVTCRNVIPHSRGLGSSAAAVVGGLAVVNGLAVQVGSPELSRDELVQLSSEFEGHPDNAAAAVLGGAVVSWTVSGATGERSDGGKACPARYGAAQLDLHPNIRLFPAIPENRSSTAETRAVLPTQVPHTDARFNLSRAAMLVVALTQRPDLLLEATEDRLHQSQRAPSMPASAEYLATLRRLNIPAVLSGAGPAVIALTNGTDLPAQALEFGAAKGFAVTEMSVGHGVRWSPGIAGHAASG; encoded by the coding sequence GTGACCCAGATTCTGCGGGCCGGGTTGACGGCCTCGTCCGCTGTGGCGGCCTCCAGTGCCAACCTCGGACCAGGCTTCGACAGTCTCGGTCTCGCGCTCGGTCTGTACGACGAAATCTTCGTGGAGACAACGGAATCCGGCCTCAAGATCGATGTCGAAGGGCAGGGCGCCGGTCAGGTTCCGCTGGACGAGTCGCACCTGGTGGTGCGGGCCATCCACCGAGGCCTGGCGGCAGCCGGCCTGCAGGTCGGCGGGTTGAAGGTGACCTGCCGCAACGTGATCCCGCATTCGCGTGGGCTGGGCTCCTCGGCGGCAGCCGTGGTGGGCGGTTTGGCCGTCGTCAATGGGCTTGCCGTGCAAGTAGGTTCACCGGAACTGAGCCGCGATGAACTGGTGCAGTTGTCTTCGGAGTTCGAGGGGCACCCCGATAACGCGGCGGCCGCCGTGCTCGGCGGGGCCGTGGTGTCCTGGACCGTTTCGGGCGCCACGGGGGAGCGGAGCGACGGGGGCAAGGCCTGTCCGGCTCGTTACGGCGCCGCCCAGCTGGACCTGCACCCGAACATCCGGTTGTTCCCCGCGATCCCGGAGAACCGGTCATCGACGGCCGAGACCCGCGCCGTGCTACCCACGCAGGTGCCCCATACCGATGCCCGGTTCAACCTCAGCCGTGCGGCGATGCTTGTGGTGGCCCTCACTCAACGGCCCGATCTGTTGTTGGAGGCGACCGAGGACCGGCTGCATCAGTCGCAGCGGGCGCCGTCGATGCCGGCATCGGCGGAATATCTCGCGACCTTGCGGCGGTTGAACATACCAGCGGTGCTCTCAGGAGCTGGACCTGCGGTGATAGCTCTGACCAACGGGACGGATCTACCGGCGCAGGCTCTGGAGTTCGGCGCCGCGAAGGGATTCGCCGTCACCGAAATGTCGGTGGGCCACGGTGTTCGCTGGTCACCCGGTATCGCCGGACACGCCGCTTCGGGATAA
- the thrC gene encoding threonine synthase has product MSKTAEASEATGIGPVHIPWPGLIAAYRDRLPVTDEWTPVTLLEGGTPLIHAKRLSEQTGCTVHLKVEGLNPTGSFKDRGMTMAVSDALARGQKAVLCASTGNTSASAAAYAAKAGITCAVLVPQGKIAMGKLAQAVMHGAKIIQVDGNFDDCLELARKLTADFPSIALVNSVNPVRIEGQKTAAFEIVDALGTAPDVHSLPVGNAGNITAYWRGYSEYHRDGVSDRLPRMLGTQAAGAAPLVSGQPVSHPETIATAIRIGSPASWNSAVEAQQQSNGRFVAATDEEILAAYHLVARVEGVFVEPASAASIAGLLKSIEDGWVKPGSTVVCTVTGNGLKDPDTALKGMPPVTPVPVDPVAVVEKLGLV; this is encoded by the coding sequence ATGAGCAAGACCGCCGAGGCGAGCGAAGCGACGGGGATCGGACCCGTGCACATCCCCTGGCCCGGTCTGATCGCCGCGTACCGGGACCGGTTGCCGGTCACCGACGAATGGACGCCGGTCACCCTGCTGGAGGGCGGGACCCCGCTGATCCATGCCAAGCGCCTGTCCGAGCAGACCGGTTGCACGGTGCATCTGAAGGTCGAAGGACTCAACCCGACGGGGTCGTTCAAAGACCGCGGGATGACCATGGCGGTCAGCGATGCGCTGGCCCGCGGGCAGAAGGCGGTGCTGTGCGCCTCGACGGGTAACACCTCGGCGTCGGCCGCCGCCTATGCCGCCAAAGCCGGTATCACCTGCGCGGTGCTGGTACCCCAGGGCAAGATCGCGATGGGCAAGCTGGCCCAGGCAGTCATGCACGGCGCCAAGATCATTCAGGTCGACGGCAACTTCGACGACTGTCTCGAGCTGGCCCGCAAGCTGACGGCGGACTTTCCGTCCATCGCCCTGGTGAACTCGGTGAACCCGGTGCGCATCGAGGGGCAGAAGACTGCCGCCTTCGAGATCGTCGACGCGCTCGGTACCGCACCGGATGTGCACTCGTTGCCGGTCGGCAATGCCGGGAACATCACCGCCTACTGGCGTGGGTACAGCGAGTACCACCGCGACGGCGTGAGCGACCGCCTGCCGCGGATGCTGGGCACCCAGGCCGCCGGCGCGGCGCCGCTGGTGTCGGGCCAGCCGGTCAGCCACCCGGAGACGATCGCCACCGCCATCCGGATCGGTTCACCGGCGTCCTGGAATTCGGCCGTCGAAGCGCAGCAGCAGTCCAACGGCCGGTTTGTGGCGGCCACCGACGAGGAGATTCTGGCGGCGTACCACCTGGTGGCCCGGGTCGAGGGCGTTTTCGTCGAGCCGGCATCGGCGGCCAGCATCGCCGGGCTGCTCAAGTCGATCGAGGACGGCTGGGTCAAGCCCGGTTCCACGGTGGTGTGCACGGTGACGGGCAACGGTCTCAAGGACCCCGACACCGCCCTCAAGGGCATGCCGCCGGTGACTCCGGTGCCGGTTGATCCGGTGGCCGTCGTCGAGAAGCTCGGCCTGGTCTGA